In Amaranthus tricolor cultivar Red isolate AtriRed21 chromosome 5, ASM2621246v1, whole genome shotgun sequence, a genomic segment contains:
- the LOC130813908 gene encoding sodium-dependent phosphate transport protein 1, chloroplastic, with protein sequence MNAETFLITNSLSLSSSLTSPKLPHSKCRRTFGFRYLWPETYRRPSKLRESMIVELRNVSGRRKSFGKVWADVKPKSFEVSSTESVKVRDSLNDVALEEKWWEEFPKRWIIVVLCFSAFLLCNMDRVNMSIAILPMSAEYGWSPTTVGLIQSSFFWGYLLTQVAGGIWADTIGGKTVLGFGVVWWSIATALTPIAAKLGLPFLLFVRAFMGIGEGVAMPAMNNILSKWVPVSERSRSLALVYSGMYLGSVTGLAFSPLLIHTYGWPSVFYSFGSLGTVWFAAWMNKANNSPLEDPDLRPAEKKLILSSSSLSREPIKRIPWGAILSKPPVWALIVSHFCHNWGTFILLTWMPTYYHQVLHFNLTESGMLCVLPWLTMAVSANFGGWIADTLVSKGYSVTTVRKIMQTVGFLGPAFFLTQLSHVNSPAMAVLCMACSQGTDAFSQSGLYSNHQDIAPRYSGILLGLSNTAGVLAGVLGTAATGYILQHGSWDNVFEVSVGLYLVGTVVWNLFSTGEKILD encoded by the exons ATGAACGCCGAAACGTTTCTGATAACCAATTcactttctctttcttcatcattaactTCTCCGAAGCTTCCACACTCAAAATGTCGTCGGACTTTCGGGTTTCGGTATCTTTGGCCGGAAACTTATCGGCGACCTTCTAAACTCCGGGAATCGATGATCGTAGAACTACGAAATGTTTCGGGGAGAAGGAAGAGTTTCGGGAAAGTATGGGCGGATGTAAAGCCGAAGAGTTTTGAAGTGTCTAGTACTGAGTCAGTGAAAGTCCGTGACTCGTTAAATGACGTCGCTTTGGAGGAGAAATGGTGGGAGGAGTTTCCTAAACGATGGATTATTGTGGTTTTGTGTTTCTCCGCTTTTCTTCTCTGTAATATGGATAGA GTGAATATGAGCATTGCAATTCTTCCAATGTCAGCTGAATATGGTTGGAGTCCTACCACTGTAGGTTTGATACAGTCTTCTTTTTTCTGGGGATATCTTCTTACTCAG GTAGCTGGGGGAATATGGGCAGACACTATTGGTGGTAAGACTGTACTTGGATTTGGTGTAGTTTGGTGGTCCATTGCTACAGCTCTTACTCCTATTGCTGCAAAGCTTGGTTTGCCTTTCTTACTATTCGTTCGCGCTTTCATGGGCATTGGCGag GGTGTTGCGATGCCTGCCATGAACAATATACTGTCAAAATGGGTTCCAGTGTCGGAAAGAAGTAGATCATTGGCACTGGTATATAGTGGAATGTACCTTGGATCTGTAACAGGATTGGCTTTTTCACCATTGTTAATACACACTTATGGTTGGCCTTCAGTTTTTTATTCCTTTGGTTCTCTTGGAACTGTTTGGTTTGCAGCATGGATGAATAAG GCAAATAACTCGCCTCTTGAAGATCCTGATTTGCGTCCTGCTGAGAAGAAGTTGATTCTCAGTAGCAGCAGCTTATCCAGAGAACCAATAAAGAGGATACCATGGGGAGCAATATTGTCAAAACCACCTGTTTGGGCTCTGATAGTGTCTCACTTCTGTCACAATTGGggaacatttattttattaacatGGATGCCGACATATTATCACCAG GTATTGCATTTTAATCTGACAGAATCAGGCATGTTGTGTGTTCTTCCTTGGCTTACTATGGCTGTATCTGCGAATTTCGGCGGTTGGATTGCAGATACACTTGTGAGCAAAGGTTATTCCGTGACAACAGTTCGTAAG ATTATGCAAACAGTTGGTTTCCTTGGACCAGCATTTTTCTTAACTCAGTTGAGCCATGTTAACTCACCTGCCATGGCTGTTCTCTGCATGGCCTGCAGCCAG ggAACAGACGCATTCTCACAATCTGGCTTATATTCAAATCACCAAGATATAGCCCCTCGGTACTCT GGAATCTTGCTAGGCCTTTCCAATACTGCTGGAGTGCTTGCCGGTGTCTTGGGAACAGCAGCCACTGGTTATATATTGCAACATG GTTCTTGGGATAATGTGTTTGAGGTTTCCGTTGGGCTGTATTTGGTTGGCACTGTCGTGTGGAACCTCTTTTCAACAGGTGAAAAGATATTGGATTAA